Within Syngnathus scovelli strain Florida chromosome 22, RoL_Ssco_1.2, whole genome shotgun sequence, the genomic segment AAAGAGGACCAACGCAGAAGCATCGGCCGCGGCTCGGATCGACAAAAGTCGCAAACAACTCATGCTTTGAAAGTAACCTACTTAGAGGATCAAGATGAAGAATCACTCTCACCGCGTGGCAGATTTGGATTAAAATTCCTCTTTGACTTAATCCATGCATGAAATCAATACGCTCCCCAATGTCGAACTAGATTTTGTTGAAGTGAttctttttctttatttacAAACTGTAAAGTCGTTGAGTTCTCCCAAGTCATTCCTTCTTGGAAAGACTAAGTGAAGTCATTTTACCCTCCGTCAAGTGAATCGACAGGTTGTTGGAGTATGTAATCGTACGATGATGGCGACCGAGGTCTTAATCGCAACTTTAGCATCAAACCATAAATGAGCAGCTGAGGGGCGATACCAAGAAATATAGGAAGATTTATGTTTCTCAGGAGGTCACTTTTGTCCGCAATCCTTTCTGCCTACTCGAGATGTTTCATCGTGAGATGTCTGCGCCACGCAAATTCCGACGTTTGTCGGATACGTCGTTCATTTGGTTGCTGCTGTGGGAATTGGCTGCCAACCATCGATCGGTCGCGGCTCTGCCAGGTTATGCCACAATTTCTCTTTCGCCGAAGTTCCATCGACATCAAACGTTTGCGCCTCGGATACGATCTTATGGTCAGAGCGGCTCCGGTGCCAACGTCACATGTCTGGGTGTGGATTGGTGCGACGCGAGCAGAATGTCCTCCTGTCTGGAACTGCGAGCTCTTTGTGATGAGCCGGCCAACAAGCGAAGTCAGTGTTGCATACGTGGGACGGGCCTGCAAACCGCAACTAACCTCAGTGAGTTGAAGAGGCGGCCCGCATCCCTCTCGCCCAAACGGGCCGGACCCGACGATGCTCCTTCCACACGCCAGGGAAGACGAGACCAAGAACATCCCACCCGCGGCGGCTTTGAGGGACCAACGGGCCAATCTGCGCGAGACACATTGAAGACTTGTTGGCTTGGTCAAAAGTACGCAGTGATGGAGGTGAGTCATCTCGCTCGCGTGTGTCTTGTTTTACTCATTCCCAAGGTGTTTTCACCTTCAAACATGTGAAATCTCATATCCAGCAGGAAGGACATCAATGGAGTGATCCTTCAGCCTTTGCGCCACATGATCACTTAACATCCCAATCAGAATAGAAGGGCCCTTTTTGCCCACTCGCTCTGAAGAAGGGGTGGCGAGACCGGCCGGTAGCGATGACGCCTGGATTAGCTGTGCCCAGAAAGGCTTGACTTTATGCGGTTCGCCGCACGCCCGTGTAATGTTGAGGGAAGGGGGCCTTGCTACATTCACTGCACTGCTGCGAAGTACAAGTCGTTTATTGTGATGGGCACGCTGATAACTTTCCCATGGAAATGGGGCTACAATGAATAGAGCTGGGAGAAGTTGCAAGTGTGCACAAATCAAAGGTTTCAAATGCTAATTGCTCTTTATTTAGCCCCATGTCAAGAACACAAATCCACCGCTGTCCTCTAACTTCATGGGGAAAAACAAGACCAAAAACGGAGCAACAAAACTCAATTCAAGAATAAAAGCGATAGAAAGttggatttgttttcttttatggTGGTAAAGAACGTGTAAGTTGCATCGACCTATTGAaagcgttgttgttgtttttttttttttttggggggggggggtctaataAACTCCGCTTTATTTTGGTGAGCGAAAGTCCCGCCCATTAACTTCCGGCGAGGTGTGCCGCTGATAAAGGAAGGATCCGCCTGTCCCTTCTTGTTCTGTCttcatgtgcgtgcgtgtcataTGCGAGCTTTTTTGCGAGTTTGGCGTGGAGAGCAACTGAAAGTGACGACAATGAAGCCTGTCAAGTGCAGTGAGTAAACCATTCAAGTCATTTTGTTTACAAATGTGACCTGGCTGGTAACAAGGCGCTTGTATGCGATGTTACTAActcgggggaggggaggggaggggaggagacCCGAGGAGATCCGAGGAGACCCGAGGAGACCCGAAGAGACCCGGACGATCTTTCGCCCGCAAGTGCGATATTCAAGGAAAATGAGAGCAGCAGCAAAGCTACTCATCAACTTTGGAGCCGCTCGTTATATCTCGGCACACACAGCATCTCTGTGCCATCAAGCTTTGTGTTTTCCTCTCGAATACTGATTTGGGTGTGCGCGTGCGTCATCCGCTTTTTCAATGAACATTCAAAGTAAGGTGGCAAAGATGACACTTGATGACTTGATGGCGGTGATCAAGTGCGTTTGCTTTCTTGCTAAGGTTCGCCCTCTTGCTTTGTTTTGGGCGCTCTCAGAGCACGGCGGAGTACGAGATGAGCTTTGAGCTGGGCGGCCCTCCCATGAAGGACACCCTGAAGATGATGAGCGACATGATCCTGCTGGCCGCCACTTTGGCGCTTTCCCTCTTCTTCTGGACGCTTTCCCTGACCCTCAGCGCATATTCCGGTCAGTCGTCGCAAATGACTCGGCGTTTGGCGCGTCGACAAGCCATGTGCCGGATGCTTCTCGAGGGCCCCAAACTTATGACGCGAGATTATGGAGCAGGCCACAAAGAGCGCAATTGTTTCCGCCGCCGCGTTGAAGGGCCTTCATTGATTGTCCGAAGACGCGGCACAAAGAGCCTTTTGGCGCCCGTATCGAACCGCCGCCCGCACGATTGGAGACGCTCTGCGGGCTGCTTTTCTGCAACCGTTACGTGACCTCACAAATAGGACCCAAAAATTCGTCGATTATGAGCGAGCTTAAGACGGCTCAAAAACACATCTGGGTGTTTGTACTTATCGAGTTTGCGTGCCTTTGCTCAGGGTCACTGCAGCCCGTGTCGCCGTGGCGGTGGCTCTTCTCCATCCTGGTGCCGTTGGTGCTGACCATCCGAGCCCGAAAGAGACGCAGCCTGGATTTGTCGGGCGCGCTGGGAGGTGAGGTGGAATTTTGCCcggaaacgaaaaaaaacaaccaaacagCAGCGTGACTACTTTGGATTTGGTCACATTGTCTCGTCAGCACTTTTTGTGGGCTTCGTGCTGACCATGGCCAACTTCAGCTTCTTCTCGTCCCTGCTGGCCTTTTTCGTCACTTCGTCCAAACTGACGCGCTGGGGTGCCGCGCGCAAGAAGAAAATTGACGCCGACTACAAGGAAGGTGGGAAACGCGCgctgcggcgggcgggcggcgttCTCACGTCTTTGCTGTTGGCGGCAGGGGGCCAGCGAAACTGGATGCAGGTACTCTGCAACGGCGGCGTTCCCACGCAGCTGGCGCTGCTCTACATGATCGAGGTGAGCGCCGGCAGAAAAGCCGTCGACTCAAGCGGCTGGCTCCGTTGCGAGATGTCGCCGAGCGTGCAATGCTTTGCTTTGCGTCAGGCGGGCCCCGGCGAGACGCCCATCGACTTTGGCCGGCAGTACACGGCGTCGTGGCTGTGCCTGTCGCTGCTGGGGGCGCTGGCGTGCAGCGCGGGCGACACCTGGGCCTCCGAGGTGGGGCCGGTCCTCAGCCGGTCTCGCCCCAGGCTCATCACCACCTGGCAGGAGGTCCCTGAAGGTGAGAGCCAGAGAGAGGAAAACATACAgctgctgcctgcctgcctgcctgctatgGAGCAAAATGTGGACTTACCGCAACAGGTACCAatggcggggtgactcacacggGCCTGGTGGCGAGCTTCCTGGGTGGTCTGGCGGTGGGCGGCGCCTACTGGGCGACTCAAGTGCTGTTTGTCGGCGAGCTGCAGCAGTGCGCCCCCCAGTGGCCGGTGGTGCTGTACGGGGGCGCGGCCGGCCTGCTGGGCTCCCTCCTCGACTCCCTCCTGGGAGCCAGCGTGCAGTATTCGGGTAGGTCTGACCCGACCGACCGGGCGGGCGGGGAGCGTCTCTCTCCAGCAAAAAGGCGTCACCGGTTGCGTTGCTTGCCGGCAGGTTTCGACACCAGCGTGGGCAAGGTGGTGAGCTACCAGTCGCCCACCACGCACTGGATCAGCGGCAAACCCATCCTGGACAACAACGCCGTCAACCTCTTCTCGTCCATCCTGGTGGCGATCGGCCTGCCCGGGATGGCCTGGGGCTTGTGGCCGCACTAGGGAGAtatcgggagggggggggggggggggggggcactccaGTCCAGGCAGGGAAACAGAGAACTTTATTTTATGGGCTTCGtttgaaaagaaatcaagtGTGAACGCGCAAATCAGGTTGCCGTGTGCTTCCTCCACAAGTGACCCGAATCAAACTCCTCCgctgtattttttctttttcacatgGCCCAATTAAATCAAGCAGTTCTTAAGCAATACTTTTTACTTGCCTGAACACAAAGCAAAGAAGACATTTGCGCATCACTGTGTGAAGACAGCAAACATGAGATGAGCCCCAGAAAGTGGACATTCCAGAGCGTTTTATGTcttcatttgtttatttcatCGTGAGAGAAAAGGCACTAAAGCAAAGTGGTGAGCGATGGTGACttgaaatgacagagaaagagagacaaAGTCATGCTCACTTGAGAAAGTTTACAGagtcacgcgcgcacgcacgcacacgtgcaaaaaaacaaggtcaacaaagacaaaaatgcTGCAAACGTCCTTCAGCGTGTTTGTCGGCTTAGTGTTTGCTTTCCTTCGCTTTATAAATACATGACAAAGAAACACTTTTCGCAAAATGACAACGGAAAGATCAATTACAACGCCCCGAGAGCGAGCGCCTTTGAAAGCGTCCTCAGAATTGGGGTCATAGTCATGCGGATGCCGTTTCCAACTTGGAAAAAGACCACAAGTGTACAAAATTGAAGGTTTGAAGCTCTTTCAGAAACTTATCTTCATTCTAGAGTAAACAGATTTCAATttcataaattatatatatataggtctataataataataatgcgacattattaaaaataatttccaaaTTTATAGTTCTTCATAGGAAAGTTAAAGATACTGCGGTATGCTTGCATAACCCAGACTAATGCAAGAGAGCAGACGACCTTTTGTGACTTCTTGCAACATTTAAACACGCCGCCGCTTGAGTGGGTTAGGGGTTAGAAAGTCAAATTGCCTTGGCATGGCGTCAAGGAGAGTCGCTTGTCGCTTTCCGCTTGATTATGACGCCTTTCCATCCAAAACTTGGTCAAGTAAGCTCAACGTTCTTTTTTTAAACGGAATGGGAAGTGAGCCCAAGGGTTGTCACGGTAACACTGCCGAGTGTGGTGAGGAACGTACGCTGATCACCGGGTTGATCCAGAGCGGGAGTTTGGGGCATCTGGAGGACAGACGGTCAgtcagtcggtcggtcggtcggtcactcgctggctggctggctggctggcaggctggctggcaggcaggcaggctcagTCACAGGTTGTCTTTGAAGTAGCCCAGCTTGGCCAAGGACATCTCCCGACGCAGCTGCATCACCTC encodes:
- the tmem19 gene encoding transmembrane protein 19; this encodes MSFELGGPPMKDTLKMMSDMILLAATLALSLFFWTLSLTLSAYSGSLQPVSPWRWLFSILVPLVLTIRARKRRSLDLSGALGALFVGFVLTMANFSFFSSLLAFFVTSSKLTRWGAARKKKIDADYKEGGQRNWMQVLCNGGVPTQLALLYMIEAGPGETPIDFGRQYTASWLCLSLLGALACSAGDTWASEVGPVLSRSRPRLITTWQEVPEGTNGGVTHTGLVASFLGGLAVGGAYWATQVLFVGELQQCAPQWPVVLYGGAAGLLGSLLDSLLGASVQYSGFDTSVGKVVSYQSPTTHWISGKPILDNNAVNLFSSILVAIGLPGMAWGLWPH